A genomic stretch from Pyxidicoccus xibeiensis includes:
- a CDS encoding EF-Tu C-terminal domain-related protein, whose amino-acid sequence FYFRTTDVTGTVKLPDNVEMVMPGDNIAIEVELITPVAMEKELRFAVREGGRTVGAGVVAEIIE is encoded by the coding sequence AGTTCTACTTCCGCACCACGGACGTGACGGGCACGGTGAAGCTGCCGGACAACGTCGAGATGGTGATGCCGGGCGACAACATCGCCATCGAGGTGGAGCTCATCACCCCGGTGGCCATGGAGAAGGAACTCCGTTTCGCCGTCCGCGAGGGTGGCCGTACGGTTGGCGCCGGCGTCGTGGCCGAGATCATCGAGTAA
- the rpmG gene encoding 50S ribosomal protein L33 produces MPKGNRSIISLECTVCKERNYTTTKNKRKSQDKLELSKFCPRCRKHQDHKEGKV; encoded by the coding sequence ATGCCGAAGGGCAATCGTTCCATCATTTCGCTTGAGTGCACCGTGTGCAAGGAGCGGAACTACACGACCACGAAGAACAAGCGGAAGAGCCAGGACAAGCTCGAGCTGAGCAAGTTCTGCCCTCGGTGCCGCAAGCATCAGGACCACAAGGAAGGCAAGGTCTAG
- the secE gene encoding preprotein translocase subunit SecE translates to MATASEASQQANRSAIDPKRLVVIFYLLAGIILALFMERVFGVLWARFGWSDPVLIDGLDWKVSTLVGYLLAVGLALATYLHPRTHSLSIEVASEMMKVTWPTWQETRTSTMAVVVASLVAAVLLFFIDTVAYNLMVEWLPAVWGKL, encoded by the coding sequence ATGGCGACGGCATCAGAGGCCAGCCAGCAGGCTAACCGTTCGGCGATCGACCCGAAGCGGCTCGTGGTCATCTTCTATCTCCTCGCCGGCATCATCCTGGCCCTCTTCATGGAGCGGGTCTTCGGGGTGCTGTGGGCGCGGTTCGGCTGGAGCGACCCGGTCCTCATCGACGGCCTGGACTGGAAGGTGTCCACGCTGGTGGGCTACCTGCTCGCCGTGGGACTGGCCCTGGCGACCTATCTCCACCCGCGCACCCACTCGCTCTCCATCGAAGTGGCCTCGGAGATGATGAAGGTCACCTGGCCTACCTGGCAGGAGACCCGGACGTCGACCATGGCCGTGGTCGTCGCCTCGCTCGTCGCCGCGGTGCTGCTCTTCTTCATCGATACCGTCGCCTACAACTTGATGGTGGAGTGGCTGCCGGCCGTGTGGGGGAAGCTGTAA
- the nusG gene encoding transcription termination/antitermination protein NusG: MAMKWYVVHTYSNFENQAKKSLEEKVRLEGLQDQFGEILIPMEQVVEMVKGEKKTSRRKFFPGYIFVQMELNDRTLHLVKNTPKITGFPGTAQHQNPLPISDQEVARLTSQISEGTLKPKPKVQFDEGDTVRVIDGPFANFNGTVEEVNAEKGRVKVLVSIFGRATPVELDFMQVEKTTG, from the coding sequence ATGGCGATGAAATGGTACGTGGTCCATACCTACTCGAACTTCGAGAACCAGGCGAAGAAGAGCCTGGAGGAGAAGGTTCGTCTCGAGGGCCTCCAGGACCAGTTCGGCGAAATCCTGATTCCCATGGAACAGGTCGTCGAGATGGTGAAGGGCGAGAAGAAGACCTCCCGCCGCAAGTTCTTCCCCGGCTACATCTTCGTGCAGATGGAGCTGAACGACCGGACGCTCCACCTGGTGAAGAACACGCCGAAGATCACCGGCTTCCCGGGCACGGCGCAGCACCAGAATCCGCTGCCCATCTCCGACCAGGAGGTGGCCCGGCTGACCTCGCAGATCTCCGAGGGCACGCTCAAGCCCAAGCCCAAGGTGCAGTTCGACGAGGGTGACACGGTGCGCGTCATCGACGGCCCGTTCGCCAACTTCAACGGCACGGTGGAGGAGGTCAACGCGGAGAAGGGCCGGGTGAAGGTGCTCGTGAGCATCTTCGGCCGCGCCACCCCCGTGGAGCTGGACTTCATGCAGGTGGAGAAGACCACCGGCTAG
- the rplK gene encoding 50S ribosomal protein L11, with protein sequence MKKVTGQVKLQIPAGKANPAPPIGPALGQQGVNIMEFCKQFNAKTQAEAKEGLIIPVIITVYADRSFTFILKTPPAAILIKKAAGLHTEKKKGSGAKKPGKEKVGQITRAQLEDIAKKKIQDTTAASLEACMNTIAGTARSMGIDVVG encoded by the coding sequence ATGAAGAAGGTCACAGGACAGGTCAAGCTGCAGATTCCCGCCGGCAAGGCGAACCCCGCTCCGCCGATCGGCCCCGCGCTCGGTCAGCAGGGCGTGAACATCATGGAGTTCTGCAAGCAGTTCAACGCGAAGACGCAGGCCGAGGCCAAGGAAGGGCTCATCATCCCGGTGATCATCACCGTGTATGCCGACCGCTCCTTCACCTTCATCCTGAAGACGCCGCCGGCCGCCATCCTCATCAAGAAGGCGGCGGGGCTGCACACCGAGAAGAAGAAGGGTTCGGGCGCGAAGAAGCCGGGCAAGGAGAAGGTCGGGCAGATCACCCGCGCCCAGCTCGAGGACATCGCGAAGAAGAAGATCCAGGACACCACCGCCGCGTCGCTCGAGGCCTGCATGAACACCATTGCCGGCACCGCGCGCTCCATGGGCATTGACGTCGTCGGCTAG
- the rplA gene encoding 50S ribosomal protein L1: MAQNGKKFRAASALVDREKRYPISEGFALLKKTVEARASKYDQTVDVAINLGVDPKHADQMVRGAVVLPHGTGATVRVAVFAKGERATEASNAGADIVGAEDLQKRIEEGFLDFDTVIATPDMMGVVGRLGKVLGPRGLMPNPKVGTVTMDVAKAIRDAKGGKVDFRAEKAGIVHAKMGKSSFETDKLEANFNALVDLVMKLKPATAKGVYLKGIAISTTMGPGIKLDTTEILARHR, translated from the coding sequence ATGGCTCAGAATGGGAAGAAGTTCCGTGCGGCCTCCGCCCTGGTGGACCGCGAGAAGCGCTATCCGATCTCCGAGGGCTTCGCCCTCCTGAAGAAGACGGTGGAGGCACGCGCCTCCAAGTACGACCAGACGGTGGATGTCGCCATCAACCTGGGCGTGGACCCGAAGCACGCGGACCAGATGGTCCGTGGCGCCGTGGTGCTCCCGCACGGCACCGGCGCCACCGTGCGCGTGGCCGTGTTCGCCAAGGGCGAGCGCGCGACGGAGGCCAGCAACGCCGGCGCGGACATCGTCGGCGCCGAGGACCTCCAGAAGCGCATCGAGGAGGGCTTCCTCGACTTCGACACCGTCATCGCCACCCCGGACATGATGGGTGTCGTCGGTCGCCTCGGTAAGGTGCTCGGCCCCCGCGGCCTGATGCCGAACCCGAAGGTCGGCACCGTCACCATGGACGTCGCCAAGGCCATCCGCGACGCCAAGGGCGGTAAGGTCGACTTCCGCGCCGAGAAGGCCGGCATCGTCCACGCGAAGATGGGCAAGTCCTCCTTCGAGACGGACAAGCTCGAGGCCAACTTCAACGCGCTGGTGGACCTGGTGATGAAGCTCAAGCCGGCCACCGCCAAGGGCGTCTACCTGAAGGGCATCGCCATCTCGACGACCATGGGGCCGGGCATCAAGCTCGACACCACGGAAATCCTGGCGCGCCACCGGTAG
- the rplJ gene encoding 50S ribosomal protein L10, translating into MLKSEKEEMIKELHEKFARTKSAVVAEFSKVDVETVTKLRKKFREGGVEYRVIKNTLARRAAQGTSVSVIADDFTGPVALCISYGDVVAPAKILTEFTKDLEDKIKIRAAVVEGRKVDVNGVKALAKLPGLPELRAQLLGMLNQPAGKLVRTIAAPGSQLARVLQAHADKSQG; encoded by the coding sequence GTGCTGAAGAGCGAGAAGGAAGAGATGATCAAGGAGCTCCACGAGAAGTTCGCGCGGACCAAGTCGGCCGTCGTCGCCGAGTTCTCCAAGGTGGACGTGGAGACGGTGACGAAGCTGCGCAAGAAGTTCCGTGAGGGCGGCGTCGAGTACAGGGTCATCAAGAACACGCTGGCGCGCCGTGCGGCGCAGGGCACGTCCGTGTCGGTCATCGCTGATGACTTCACGGGTCCCGTGGCCCTGTGCATCAGCTACGGCGATGTGGTGGCCCCGGCGAAGATCCTGACCGAGTTCACGAAGGACCTCGAGGACAAGATCAAGATCCGCGCCGCCGTCGTCGAAGGCCGCAAGGTCGACGTCAACGGTGTGAAGGCCCTGGCGAAGCTGCCGGGTCTGCCGGAGCTCCGGGCGCAGCTGCTGGGCATGCTGAACCAGCCCGCAGGCAAGCTGGTCCGGACGATTGCCGCCCCGGGTTCCCAGCTCGCGCGGGTCCTCCAGGCCCACGCGGACAAGTCCCAGGGGTAG
- the rplL gene encoding 50S ribosomal protein L7/L12 produces MADLNAIVDQLSSLTVMEAAELVKQLESKWGVSAAAVAVAAGPAAAAAAPAEEKTEFTVVLANAGANKINVIKEIRAITGLGLKEAKDLVEGAPKNVKEGVNKDDAKKIKDQLTAAGATVEVK; encoded by the coding sequence ATGGCTGACCTGAATGCGATCGTTGACCAGCTCTCCTCGCTGACCGTCATGGAGGCGGCGGAGCTGGTGAAGCAGCTCGAGTCCAAGTGGGGCGTCTCCGCCGCCGCTGTTGCCGTGGCCGCTGGCCCGGCCGCCGCCGCCGCCGCTCCCGCCGAGGAGAAGACGGAGTTCACGGTGGTGCTGGCCAACGCCGGCGCCAACAAGATCAACGTCATCAAGGAGATCCGCGCCATCACCGGCCTGGGCCTGAAGGAGGCCAAGGACCTGGTCGAGGGCGCCCCGAAGAACGTCAAGGAAGGCGTCAACAAGGACGACGCCAAGAAGATCAAGGACCAGCTCACCGCGGCTGGCGCCACCGTCGAAGTCAAGTAA
- the rpoB gene encoding DNA-directed RNA polymerase subunit beta: MPTQIQNNFRVRKTFAKIAKIIDIPNLINIQKQSYEKFLQADIAPEKREDLGLQGVFKSVFPIRDFNETSSLEFVSYHLERPKYDVDECHQRGMTYSAPIKVVVRLVVWDKDEETGAQSIRDVKEQEVYFGEIPLMTQNGTFIINGTERVVVSQLHRSPGAFFDHDKGKSHSSGKLLYNARIIPYRGSWIDFEFDHKDLLYVRIDRRRKLPATVLIRALGAVSDTAKKNPLEFKGSTEEILNYYYATETIYLQSAQDFEKSVELELLPGQRATRDIKTKTGELIVKKNRKFTRAAIKKLEAAKMKTLPIDADELFTKVSAYDVVDENTGEVILECNEEVSQDKVDELLKRGIKEFKVLFIDNLNVGPYLRETLMLDKLETPEQSIMEIYRRLRPGDPPTPETAINLFTNLFFNPERYDLSKVGRLKLNFKFGLEEPLDGQILTKRDILEVIRYLIDLKNGKGTIDDIDHLGNRRVRAVGELLENQYRIGLVRMERAIKERMSLQEIETLMPHDLINAKPVTAVIKEFFGSSQLSQFMDQTNPLSEVTHKRRLSALGPGGLTRERAGFEVRDVHPTHYGRICPIETPEGPNIGLIASLSTYARVNEFGFVETPYRKVEAGIVTTDVAFYSALEEEKHTIAQANAETDKKGKFANALVSSRRGGEFVQARAEDVDLMDVSPNQLVSVAASLIPFLENDDANRALMGSNMQRQAVPLLRTAAPLVGTGIEAIVARDSGVTCVARRDGTVESVDAGRIVVKADVPASLSDVTSEVDIYNLLKYQRSNQNTCLNQKPIVSKGDKVRKGDVIADGPATETGELALGQNVVVAFMPWQGYNFEDSILISERILKDDVFTSIHIEEFECIARDTKLGKEEITRDIPNVGEEALKDLDESGIIRIGAEVKPGDVLVGKITPKGETQLSPEEKLLRAIFGEKAGDVRDSSLRVPPGVVGTVINAKVFSRKGVEKDERAKQIESMEEAKLLKDQNDEIKVLQDSAFGRIRALLRGKEAQGKLVDDKGKILLKKGDILNDELLATVPYKYWGEISVGDAIDARLRDILRNLEETKEAVKLAFGEKIARIKKGDELPPGVIKMVKVYVAIKRKLAVGDKMAGRHGNKGVVSRILPEEDMPYLEDGRPVDIVLNPLGVPSRMNIGQILETHLGWAAKGTGEALQQYVEANWSSAAIKERLKVIYDDPKFGEFLDSLTDEEIVQLCRRSKRGIHVATPVFDGAHELEIHKLLDEGHLPRTGQMVLFDGRTGEPFDQNVTVGVMYMLKLHHLVDEKIHARSIGPYSLVTQQPLGGKAQFGGQRLGEMEVWAMEAYGAAYTLQEFLTVKSDDVVGRTRMYEAIVKGDNVLESGLPESFNVLLKELQSLALDVELLESAPPERQRSFGGDFLGGGDGEERKTGTEA, translated from the coding sequence ATGCCGACGCAGATCCAGAACAATTTCCGCGTGCGGAAGACCTTCGCGAAGATCGCGAAGATCATCGACATTCCCAATCTTATCAACATCCAGAAGCAGTCTTACGAGAAGTTCCTCCAGGCGGACATCGCCCCTGAGAAGCGTGAGGATCTCGGCCTTCAGGGTGTCTTCAAGTCGGTCTTCCCCATCCGCGACTTCAACGAGACGTCGTCGCTGGAGTTCGTCAGCTACCACCTGGAGCGTCCGAAGTACGACGTCGATGAGTGCCACCAGCGTGGCATGACCTACTCGGCACCCATCAAGGTCGTCGTCCGCCTGGTCGTGTGGGACAAGGACGAGGAGACGGGCGCCCAGTCCATCCGTGACGTGAAGGAGCAGGAGGTCTACTTCGGGGAAATCCCGCTGATGACCCAGAACGGCACCTTCATCATCAACGGCACGGAGCGCGTGGTCGTCAGCCAGCTGCACCGCAGCCCGGGTGCCTTCTTCGACCACGACAAGGGCAAGAGCCACTCGTCCGGCAAGCTGCTCTACAACGCCCGCATCATCCCCTACCGCGGTTCGTGGATCGACTTCGAGTTCGACCACAAGGACCTGCTGTACGTGCGCATCGACCGGCGCCGCAAGCTGCCGGCCACCGTGCTCATCCGCGCCCTGGGCGCCGTCAGCGACACCGCGAAGAAGAACCCGCTCGAGTTCAAGGGCTCCACCGAGGAGATCCTCAACTACTACTACGCGACGGAGACCATCTACCTCCAGAGCGCGCAGGACTTCGAGAAGAGCGTCGAGCTGGAGCTGCTGCCCGGCCAGCGCGCCACCCGTGACATCAAGACGAAGACGGGCGAGCTCATCGTCAAGAAGAACCGCAAGTTCACCCGCGCCGCCATCAAGAAGCTCGAAGCGGCGAAGATGAAGACGCTGCCCATCGACGCGGACGAGCTCTTCACCAAGGTGTCCGCCTACGACGTGGTGGACGAGAACACCGGCGAGGTCATCCTCGAGTGCAACGAGGAGGTCTCCCAGGACAAGGTCGACGAGCTCCTCAAGCGCGGCATCAAGGAGTTCAAGGTCCTCTTCATCGACAACCTCAACGTGGGTCCCTACCTGCGTGAGACGCTCATGCTGGACAAGCTCGAGACGCCCGAGCAGTCCATCATGGAGATCTACCGCCGTCTGCGTCCTGGCGATCCGCCGACGCCCGAGACGGCCATCAACCTGTTCACCAACCTGTTCTTCAACCCCGAGCGCTACGACCTGTCCAAGGTCGGCCGCCTCAAGCTGAACTTCAAGTTCGGCCTCGAGGAGCCGCTCGACGGGCAGATCCTCACGAAGCGGGACATCCTCGAGGTGATCCGCTACCTGATCGACCTGAAGAACGGCAAGGGGACCATCGACGACATCGACCACCTGGGCAACCGCCGCGTCCGCGCGGTGGGCGAGCTGCTGGAGAACCAGTACCGCATCGGCCTAGTGCGCATGGAGCGGGCGATCAAGGAGCGCATGAGCCTCCAGGAGATCGAGACGCTCATGCCGCACGACCTCATCAACGCCAAGCCCGTCACGGCGGTCATCAAGGAGTTCTTCGGGTCCAGCCAGCTGTCGCAGTTCATGGACCAGACGAACCCCCTGTCCGAGGTCACCCACAAGCGGCGCCTGTCCGCCCTCGGGCCCGGCGGCCTCACCCGCGAGCGCGCGGGCTTCGAGGTGCGCGACGTGCACCCGACGCACTACGGCCGCATCTGCCCGATTGAGACGCCGGAAGGCCCGAACATCGGCCTCATCGCGTCGCTGTCCACCTACGCGCGCGTCAACGAGTTCGGCTTCGTGGAGACGCCGTACCGCAAGGTGGAAGCGGGCATCGTGACGACGGACGTGGCCTTCTACTCGGCGCTCGAGGAGGAGAAGCACACCATCGCCCAGGCGAACGCCGAGACGGACAAGAAGGGCAAGTTCGCCAACGCGCTGGTGTCCAGCCGCCGCGGGGGTGAGTTCGTCCAGGCTCGCGCCGAGGACGTGGACCTGATGGACGTGTCCCCGAACCAGCTGGTGTCGGTGGCCGCGTCGCTCATCCCGTTCCTGGAGAACGACGACGCCAACCGCGCGCTCATGGGCTCCAACATGCAGCGCCAGGCGGTGCCCCTGCTGCGCACCGCGGCCCCGCTGGTGGGCACGGGCATCGAGGCCATCGTCGCGCGCGACTCCGGCGTGACGTGCGTGGCGCGCCGCGACGGCACGGTGGAGAGCGTGGACGCCGGCCGCATCGTGGTGAAGGCGGACGTGCCGGCCAGCCTGAGCGACGTGACGAGCGAGGTCGACATCTACAACCTGCTCAAGTACCAGCGCTCCAACCAGAACACCTGCCTCAACCAGAAGCCCATCGTCAGCAAGGGCGACAAGGTGAGGAAGGGTGACGTCATCGCCGACGGCCCGGCCACCGAGACGGGTGAGCTGGCGCTGGGGCAGAACGTGGTCGTCGCGTTCATGCCGTGGCAGGGCTACAACTTCGAGGACTCCATCCTCATCAGCGAGCGCATCCTCAAGGACGACGTCTTCACGTCGATCCACATCGAGGAGTTCGAGTGCATCGCGCGCGACACCAAGCTGGGCAAGGAGGAGATCACCCGCGACATCCCGAACGTGGGTGAGGAGGCCCTCAAGGACCTCGACGAGAGCGGCATCATCCGCATCGGCGCCGAGGTGAAGCCCGGCGACGTGCTGGTGGGCAAGATCACCCCGAAGGGCGAGACGCAGCTGTCTCCCGAAGAGAAGCTGCTGCGCGCCATCTTCGGCGAGAAGGCCGGCGACGTGCGTGACAGCTCCCTGCGCGTGCCGCCGGGCGTGGTGGGCACCGTCATCAACGCCAAGGTGTTCAGCCGCAAGGGCGTGGAGAAGGACGAGCGCGCCAAGCAGATCGAGTCGATGGAGGAGGCCAAGCTCCTCAAGGACCAGAACGACGAGATCAAGGTCCTCCAGGACAGCGCCTTCGGCCGCATCCGCGCGCTGCTGCGCGGCAAGGAGGCCCAGGGCAAGCTCGTGGACGACAAGGGGAAGATCCTCCTGAAGAAGGGGGACATCCTCAACGACGAGCTGCTGGCCACGGTGCCCTACAAGTACTGGGGTGAGATCTCCGTGGGCGACGCCATCGACGCCCGCCTGCGCGACATCCTCCGCAACCTGGAGGAGACGAAGGAGGCCGTGAAGCTCGCCTTCGGCGAGAAGATTGCCCGCATCAAGAAGGGCGACGAGCTGCCGCCGGGCGTCATCAAGATGGTGAAGGTGTACGTCGCCATCAAGCGCAAGCTGGCCGTGGGCGACAAGATGGCCGGCCGCCACGGAAACAAGGGCGTCGTGTCCCGCATCCTCCCCGAGGAGGACATGCCGTACCTGGAGGACGGGCGTCCGGTGGACATCGTCCTCAACCCCCTCGGCGTTCCCAGCCGCATGAACATCGGGCAGATCCTCGAGACGCACCTGGGCTGGGCGGCCAAGGGCACCGGCGAGGCGCTCCAGCAGTACGTGGAGGCCAACTGGAGCTCCGCGGCCATCAAGGAGCGGCTCAAGGTCATCTACGACGACCCGAAGTTCGGCGAGTTCCTCGACAGCCTCACCGACGAGGAGATCGTCCAGCTGTGCCGCCGCTCCAAGCGCGGCATCCACGTGGCCACGCCGGTGTTCGACGGCGCCCACGAGCTGGAGATCCACAAGCTGCTGGACGAGGGCCACCTGCCGCGCACCGGCCAGATGGTGCTCTTCGACGGGCGCACCGGTGAGCCGTTCGACCAGAACGTCACCGTGGGCGTCATGTACATGCTGAAGCTGCACCACCTGGTGGACGAGAAGATCCACGCCCGGTCGATTGGACCCTACTCGCTCGTCACGCAGCAGCCCCTGGGCGGCAAGGCCCAGTTCGGCGGCCAGCGTCTGGGCGAGATGGAAGTCTGGGCGATGGAGGCCTACGGCGCGGCGTACACGCTGCAGGAGTTCCTCACCGTCAAGTCGGACGACGTGGTGGGCCGCACGCGCATGTACGAGGCCATCGTCAAGGGCGACAACGTCCTGGAGAGCGGCCTGCCCGAGTCGTTCAACGTGCTGCTCAAGGAGCTCCAGTCCCTGGCGCTCGACGTGGAGCTGCTGGAGAGCGCTCCGCCGGAGCGGCAGCGCAGCTTCGGAGGCGACTTCCTCGGCGGCGGTGACGGCGAGGAGCGCAAGACGGGGACCGAGGCCTGA